Sequence from the Egibacter rhizosphaerae genome:
AACAAGCTAGCCGTCAGACAGTGACCTATCAACTCGCCGCGAATACCGCATCGAGGAGCACGTTCGCGACGAACACTCGACGTGCCTTGGCTCCTGGAGCCGATGATCGAACGCTGCGGCTTCGGATCGAGCGCGTCGAGTGCTCGCCCGACAGCTTCTGCGGCAAGTATCTCGCACGTGCCCGTGACCCTGGGCGCGATCAGGCCAGGATGGAGCTGTGGAACTCGGAACCGTGCGGCTGGCGGACCTGGTGGCCGGGTTGTCCCGCCTGGCCGATCTCGGCTTCGGTCTGCAGGCGGGCGAATCGTTGCGCGCGTCCGCACTCGCCGCCGCGCTCGCCCGCTCGCTCGACCTGCGGGCAGACGACGTGCGGGCCGCGCTCTACACCGCGTTGCTATTCCACATCGGCTGCGTCGGCTACGCGCACGAGACCGCGCGGCGGTTCGGTGATGAGCACGTCGTGCACCTCGCCGGGGAGCGCACGAACGTCGCCTCCCCACGTGACGTCGCCACCACCCTCGTACCGGCGCTGACACGCAACCGCTCCGCGCGTGAGCAACTCCGGATCGCAGCGTTCCTGCTCGCCCGCGGGCCGCGCTTCGGCCGCGCGTTCGACACCGCCTCCTGCGAGGTCGGACGAGAGGCCGCACGCCGCCTACGGCTGCCGACGGAGGTGCAACGAGGCGTCTACCATTCCTCCGAGTGGTGGAACGGCAGGGGCGCCCCGGAAGGACTCGCGGGCGAGGACATCCCGGTGGGTGCCCGGGTAGCGCAGCTCAGCCACACCGCGGTGCTGTTCGATACCCTCGGGGGGCCCGATCTCGTGGTCGAGGCGGTCCGCGAACGCGCTGGCGGCATCCTCGACCCCACCATGGTCGAGCATCTCGCGCGTCGTGCCGCACCGATGCTCGGCGAGCTCGATGCCGTCGACCCCCTGCAACTGGTGCGGGAGGCCGAACCGCGGCCGACGGCGACGCGGTCGAGTGCGGAGCTCATCGAAGTCGCGGCGGTGTTCGGCGATCTCGCCGACCTGAAGACGCCCTTCACACATGGCCACGCCAGCGGGGTCGCGGCGCTGGCGCGCACCGCGGGCGAGCGGCTGCGGCTCGGATCCTCCGAGGCCGCCGACCTCGAGGCGGCCGCCCACCTGCACGACGTCGGGCGCGTGGCGATCTCGAACAACCTCTGGGAGAAGCCCGGGCCGCTGACCGCGCACGAGTGGGAGCAGGTCCGCCTGCACGCGTACCACTCGGAGCGCATCGTCACGGCCTCCCAGCCGCTCGCCGCCCTCGCCCCGATCGTCGGCATGCACCACGAGCGCTGTGACGCTAGCGGGTATCACCGCGCCTGCGGGCCCGCGGCGCAGCCACTGGCCGCCCGTGTGCTCGCCGCCGCGGACGTGTACCAGGCGATGACCCAGTCGCGACCACACCGCTCGGCGTGGGCTCCCGAGCAGGCAGAGCAGCGATTGCGTGTCGAGGCCCGCGCCGGCCGGCTCGACGCGGACGCGGTCGCGGCCGTGCTGTCGGCGGCCGGCCACGACGCGGTGGTCGGCGGGCGGCGACCGGGTGGCCTCACCGACCGGGAGGTCGAGGTGCTCGCGCTCGTCGCCGAGGGCTGCACGAATGCAGGGGTGGCCGAGCGCCTCGTGATCTCGCGCCGCACGGCCGAGCAGCACCTGCAGCACGTCTACCGCAAGCTCGGCGTCTCGAGTCGGGCCGCGGCGGCGCTGTTCGCGATGGAGCACCACCTTCTCCCCCGCCCCAAGGATCAGTAATTCTACGAATGTGCTCCGGGAAGCCGCCCCGCACGCTCCTCGTCGACGGTACCTCGCCCACCAAGGAGCACTCTGATGCCCGCCGACCGTGAACACCGCGCAGTGTCCCCCGACGGCACCGAGATCGCCGGCTCCGTCCATGGAGTCGGGCCACCGCTCGTCCTCGTGCACGGGGCGATGGCCGACGGCGAATGCGAGTGGGCAGCGGTCGTCCCGTTCCTGCGTGATCGCTTCACCTGTCACCTCGTGAGCACCCGCAACCGGGGAGCGAGTGGCCGGAGCCCCGACCTCGCCCCGCAGCGCCTCGCCGAGGACGTGACCGCCTACGTGGAGAGCATCGGCGAGCCGGTCCGCCTCGCAGGGGTCTCGGGAGGGGGCATGTGGGTCCTCGCGGCAGCGGCTCAGAGCGCGGCGGTGTCCGCGGTCGCGGCGCACGAGCCGGTGGTGTTCGAGGTGATCGACGGTGACACGCTGGCGGGATTCGAGGAGGCTCTCGAGGCGATGGTTGAGGCGGCTGCCGCTGGTGATCACGCCGAGGCCGCCCGGATCTTCCTCGAGGGGGTCACCAACGACGACGAACTCGCGGTGATTGCTGCCAAGCCGGGCTACCTGGACGCCGCTGGGCGGAACGTCCACGTTGATCTCGAGGAGATCCGCCAGACCGCCCGTTCCGAGGGCTTCAGCGCTACCGACCCATCACGGCTCGCACGCATCAGCGTGCCCGTGTTGCTCACGTACGGCGCGGCGACACCGATGCCCTGGTTCCGCGACGGCGTGCAGCACGTCGCCGCGCACGTCGCCGATCCGCGCCTCCGCGAACTGCCCGGCTGCGGTCACCTGGCGACCGCCGCTCATCCGGATCAGCTCGCGGGCGAGCTCGCCGCGTTCTTCGAGCGGGCGCCCGCCCGGGCCTGAGCGCCATTCAGCCGGGTTCGCGTGGTCGATGGCGGCGTTGAGCGGACCCTCGTTCAGGCGCCGAGCGCGATCCCGACCGCCCATGCGAGGTAGACGATGTGGATGAGCAGCCGGGCGACGACCCCGCTCGGCCGGTCGAGCCATCGCTCCTGCTGTTGGGAGGCACGCAGGGCCGCGTCGCCGTGCACGGCCACGGTGTAGACGGCGAACAGCGCTGCCGTCACCCAGGCGCCCGCGGCGCGTGTCGCAGGTACCAGGACGGCGATTCCGAGGGCGATCTCGAGCGCGCCCGTGGCGGCGACCGCTGCGGTCGGGGTCCGCATCCACGGAGGCACCAGCGAACGGAAGTAGCGCGGGAGAAGGAAGTGCGCGATCCCGACGAGGATCAGGAACGCGCCCAGCGCGATGGCGACGGCGTCCAGCGCGGTCACGATGTCCCCGTTCCTGCCTCGATGTCTCCGGCGAGGTAGTGCTGCACGGTGGGCGCGAGGCACTCATCGGCACACCACCGTGTCGAAAATGACCTCGTCCACTCTGGCCGCGACGGTGGGGACCCGTGCCGCCACCCCAGCGGCCGCGAGGCACCCCTCGATCTTGCGGGCTGACGCTTTCAGGCGGTGCATCAAACGAGGCCGGCGAGCTCGTCTCGTCCGCGGACACCGAGCTTGGCGTACACGCGGTGGAGGTGGTTGTCGACCGTGCGCACCGAGATCGTCAGGTGCTCGGCGATCTCGGGACTCGTGAGGTGCCGCACGGCGAGCCGTGCGATCTCGAGTTCCCGGTCGGTGAGCTCCGGCGGCGGTTCCTCGAGGACCAGCGTGAACACGTCGTCGCACGTGCGCGTGAGCTGGCGCATGCGCGCGGTGGCTCGGGCTGGCCCCTGCGACCCGGTGTGACGGTGCGATGCCGCTGCCTGGCCGGCCGCCTCGGCCGCGAGCAGGGACGATCCCGCCTCGTCGAACCGGTCGGCGACGGCCAGGAGCGCCTCGCCGTTCTCCTCCTCGAGCGCGGTCGCGTGCGCGGCGAGCGTGGCGACGTAGGGGGTGTCGATCCGCTCCACGGCGCGGCGCAGGGCGGCCCCGGCGGGGCCGGGAAGCCCCAGGCGGACGAGGTCGTGGTGCGACCACAGGGCCCACACGTGTTGCTGGTGCGCCTCGGCCCAGGCCGCGCCCTGCCGGGCGTGCTCGCCGGCGCTCTCGAGATCGCCCTCCGCGGCGGCGAGCCACGTGAGCCCTCGGTCGCGCCACGACATGAACCGGTGCTCGCCCGGCTCGTGAGCGTGGTCGAGCCGCCCGAGCGCTGCCCGGGCGTCGTCCACCGCGCCGAGTAGGGCCGCGGCCTGTGCCCGCAGGCCCAGACAAGCGGGCATGATGCCGAACCGGTCGTGCTGTTCGAGGGCGGGAGTGACCTCGGCGAGGCGGTGCGCGGCCTCGGCCACCCGGCCCCGCTCGACGAGCACCGCGGCCAGCCAGACCCCCCATCCGCCGATCAGGTCGACGGCGTCGGCGTCGATCGCTCGCTGGTAGCCGCCTCGGGCGATCCGCTCGGCCTCGTGCACACGTCCCAGGGTCCACAGCGCCCACATGCGGCTGATCCCGAGGAACGTCTCCGCCCAAGGGAGCTCCTCGCGAAGGCGGGGGACGAGCGCTTCGGACCGTTCGATGCTGCGCAGCGCCGCGCTCGGCTGGCCGAGCATGGCCTGTGACAGTGCGACGATCAGCCCCATCGACAGGCGAGCCCGGTCGCTGACGTCGTGTTGGAACAGCACCGGCTCCGCGATCCGCAGCACCGCGTCGAAGTCCCCTGCGAAGCTCACGAACATGGCTTCGGCGGACGCGAGCTCGGCACGCAGGCGGGGATCGGTGCATGTCGCGCGCGCCTCGTCCAGCATCGCCAGCGCTGTGTCGAGGCGGTGCTCGCCGTAGAGGAGGTGCTCGGCCTTCGAGATCACCGCCGCGATCTGCTCGCGCTCGCCGGCCGCGTGCGCCGCGGCGATCGAGAACGCCCGTTCCGCGGCGTCGCGCCTGCCGGCCCCCGCCAGTGCCTCCCCGAGGGCGATGCGAGCGATCGCGCCGCCGGTGTCCAGGGCGCCCTCCGCGAGCCGCACTGCCTGCTCGGGTGCGCCGGCAAGGAGCGCGCCCCGGGAGGCCTCGACCAGGACCCCCGGCTCGACCACCCCACCTGCCTCGAGTCTCCACTCCCCGAGCCGCAGGCGATCCTCG
This genomic interval carries:
- a CDS encoding HD domain-containing phosphohydrolase, coding for MELGTVRLADLVAGLSRLADLGFGLQAGESLRASALAAALARSLDLRADDVRAALYTALLFHIGCVGYAHETARRFGDEHVVHLAGERTNVASPRDVATTLVPALTRNRSAREQLRIAAFLLARGPRFGRAFDTASCEVGREAARRLRLPTEVQRGVYHSSEWWNGRGAPEGLAGEDIPVGARVAQLSHTAVLFDTLGGPDLVVEAVRERAGGILDPTMVEHLARRAAPMLGELDAVDPLQLVREAEPRPTATRSSAELIEVAAVFGDLADLKTPFTHGHASGVAALARTAGERLRLGSSEAADLEAAAHLHDVGRVAISNNLWEKPGPLTAHEWEQVRLHAYHSERIVTASQPLAALAPIVGMHHERCDASGYHRACGPAAQPLAARVLAAADVYQAMTQSRPHRSAWAPEQAEQRLRVEARAGRLDADAVAAVLSAAGHDAVVGGRRPGGLTDREVEVLALVAEGCTNAGVAERLVISRRTAEQHLQHVYRKLGVSSRAAAALFAMEHHLLPRPKDQ
- a CDS encoding alpha/beta fold hydrolase, which gives rise to MPADREHRAVSPDGTEIAGSVHGVGPPLVLVHGAMADGECEWAAVVPFLRDRFTCHLVSTRNRGASGRSPDLAPQRLAEDVTAYVESIGEPVRLAGVSGGGMWVLAAAAQSAAVSAVAAHEPVVFEVIDGDTLAGFEEALEAMVEAAAAGDHAEAARIFLEGVTNDDELAVIAAKPGYLDAAGRNVHVDLEEIRQTARSEGFSATDPSRLARISVPVLLTYGAATPMPWFRDGVQHVAAHVADPRLRELPGCGHLATAAHPDQLAGELAAFFERAPARA
- a CDS encoding LuxR C-terminal-related transcriptional regulator; this translates as MSAYLLNPRCGSLLRALDLAFGGGMAVRWPLVGREVERDRILGALREQRGVLLCGAAGVGKTRLAQACLDHARHRAGTTVHATATEALASIPLGALAVVLDLDSGNDELALAQQAVRVLQARANAGRVVLVVDDAHLLDGPSTAVLNLLADVRGIGLVLTVRAGAPMPREVEQLWTSGRVERLDVEPLDRGAVERLISAALDGPVASATTAELWRLSRGNPLVVRETVEGGLDSGLLYHRDGVWQHRGSLASTGRLAALVEQRLNRLPAAERSALELIAVGEPIEHALLERLVGTSRVVQLEERGLLRIRENGRRRNAHAAHPLHREVLRAGMPHARRRQHCGALAVGLELTGMRRREDRLRLGEWRLEAGGVVEPGVLVEASRGALLAGAPEQAVRLAEGALDTGGAIARIALGEALAGAGRRDAAERAFSIAAAHAAGEREQIAAVISKAEHLLYGEHRLDTALAMLDEARATCTDPRLRAELASAEAMFVSFAGDFDAVLRIAEPVLFQHDVSDRARLSMGLIVALSQAMLGQPSAALRSIERSEALVPRLREELPWAETFLGISRMWALWTLGRVHEAERIARGGYQRAIDADAVDLIGGWGVWLAAVLVERGRVAEAAHRLAEVTPALEQHDRFGIMPACLGLRAQAAALLGAVDDARAALGRLDHAHEPGEHRFMSWRDRGLTWLAAAEGDLESAGEHARQGAAWAEAHQQHVWALWSHHDLVRLGLPGPAGAALRRAVERIDTPYVATLAAHATALEEENGEALLAVADRFDEAGSSLLAAEAAGQAAASHRHTGSQGPARATARMRQLTRTCDDVFTLVLEEPPPELTDRELEIARLAVRHLTSPEIAEHLTISVRTVDNHLHRVYAKLGVRGRDELAGLV